The Sparus aurata chromosome 14, fSpaAur1.1, whole genome shotgun sequence region TCACCCCGTTGTGGCTGAGCGTGTGTCTCTTCAGGCAGTTCAGCGTGAGGAAACGCTTCGGGCACTCCGAGCACGTGTACGGACGCTCCCCGGTGTGCGAGCGCGTGTGCACGTTCAGGTGGCTCTTCGTGGAGAAGCCCTTCCCGCAGTGTGTGCAGGTGTAAGGCATCTCGCCCGTGTGAGACCggatgtgcagcagcagctccccgGAGGATAGAAACGACTTCCCGCAGGTGGTGCACAAGAAATTCCTCTCGCCCCGGTGCATCTGCATGTGTCTCGTGATGCCCGCTTTGCTGAAGCCTTTCCCGCAGATAGTGCAGAGGTTCGAGGGGCCTTCGTGCAGCCGCTCGTGCTGCTTGAGCGAATAGCTGCACAGGAAGCCCTTGTTGCACTGGCTGCAGATGAATATCCGCCCTCTCTTGTGGAGTCTCTGGTGCTGATAGTATCCCGAAGAGCTGGTGAATCCCTTCTCACACTGGCTGCAGTGGTACACGAAGCTGTGAAGCTTCATGTGAGCCTTCAGCTGATTCGGATGTTCAAAAAGCTTTCCACACTTTGTGCATTtggtttcctcctctgtgaagtTTTTGCTCACGGGTCTCGTGATCAGAAATCTTTTGTCTTCCCCTGTGGGCTCTTTCCGTCTACGTCGCTCCTTGTTTTCCAAGTTGTCCTTCTTCTGCTTCCGTTCCAGCTTTTTTTCAACACCTTCTTTTTGTTTGCGTTTCCTCTTTTTCCCTGAGTTGCCTCCTACTTTCCTCTTTTCTGCATCTTGACTAGTCTTTGCTCTTGCATTTCTCGCAGAAAGTTTTTTCTGAATGGGAGCTGTTCCATGGTGCTCGCTCCTTATGTGCTCCAGGACCTTCCTCTTTGCGTGGTGAGTGAACGAGCACTGAGGGCAGATGAATACACGGGACAGACTTCCTGAAGACAGCGTGAAAAACAACAAGTCAGTGAAATAAGACTTAAGATAGTTTACCAACGctggtctgctgctgcagctgattcGGTCTAACCTGATTCGTTTTTTGGCAACCAATCATCTGCGTGGACATCCGAGTCTTCTTCTAAATCTCCCAGTGCCACAGTCACTTCCTCATTGTCATAATCACTATCGTCCTCGCTGTAAGGCTCAGTGAACCTTTCCACTCCAGTTGAAGCAGGGAGGGCCAGAGTGGACAAGAGGAGATCTTCCTCACTGCTGGGAGGAGCTGCAGGTTGAAGGAAGAGGAAAGggaagtgaaagaaagaaagtgggCACGACAgcgagaaatgaaaaaaaaaacagatgaacacTACATGCAGATCTCTTCCTGTTCCtcgtgtgttttctgtggaacGTACCTGAGCTGAGAGTCCCCGACTGTCTGTGATGAAGCAGCAGGCTCTTCAGGGCGAAGGGTTCAGACAGATGCAGTCCAATTTCTTCTGACAACGACGTCGTTTCAGTGAGCCACGCTGCTGTctgagacacagagacaaaaccaTCTAGATGCAGGTTGACAATTGATATAACAGTCATGTGCTTGGTGACCTCAAAAGCAAAAGCcgaaacatttaatttcattgaCTGCTTGTTATTATTTCGAGCGTCATCCAGAACATGTTCTACAAATCTGCTGAATCGAACGACTTCATTCCTTTCTGATTGTTTATTCCCATACATGTAAAATAAGTGTCAGTAAGTGTGTGACCTGCAGTTAGTACCTGCTGCAGGTCCGGTACCGGCAGCAGCTGCTCCAGCCTGCACAGGAACTCGGACACAAGCTGCTGCAGTCTTTGGTTGTAGGCGGAGCCGTAGTTTGCAGGAAAAACCTCCTGCAGAATAAAGCAAGAGCTTTGGATTTAGATTATAAACACATCGCCGCTGTGAATAAATGGTTGGATATCTCACAGTTAAACTCACTTGGAAGAATAACTCCTTTTCAAAAGGAACATTCAAGAGGTTCTGAACCAGGCTGGCAAAGTTGGTGTAAGAGGTCGTCAGTATATTCGCACTGTCCtgtgaggaagaagaaaaaaattatccATATCAGTTAAGTTTCTGCTTTTGgcttgtataaaaaaaaatgttaaaacagtaATAGATTCCAGATCATGTATTTTGGGAACTCCATATTCAGAACTATGAAAAAGCCCAGAATTTATGCGTATTGTCCGTGTTTTGTTCATGGAG contains the following coding sequences:
- the LOC115595326 gene encoding zinc finger protein 2 homolog isoform X1, coding for MAWKSKGLSLMSSPGSSPPLPLASLHLLVPPVRLMSAFMWQVVQQHSVMQYDKLVDFISLATEMVPELLSPCQRAQLILGLRARLVLELCRGDGVANLQSIQSHLDKIHACSAELSSTDQKDSANILTTSYTNFASLVQNLLNVPFEKELFFQEVFPANYGSAYNQRLQQLVSEFLCRLEQLLPVPDLQQTAAWLTETTSLSEEIGLHLSEPFALKSLLLHHRQSGTLSSAPPSSEEDLLLSTLALPASTGVERFTEPYSEDDSDYDNEEVTVALGDLEEDSDVHADDWLPKNESGSLSRVFICPQCSFTHHAKRKVLEHIRSEHHGTAPIQKKLSARNARAKTSQDAEKRKVGGNSGKKRKRKQKEGVEKKLERKQKKDNLENKERRRRKEPTGEDKRFLITRPVSKNFTEEETKCTKCGKLFEHPNQLKAHMKLHSFVYHCSQCEKGFTSSSGYYQHQRLHKRGRIFICSQCNKGFLCSYSLKQHERLHEGPSNLCTICGKGFSKAGITRHMQMHRGERNFLCTTCGKSFLSSGELLLHIRSHTGEMPYTCTHCGKGFSTKSHLNVHTRSHTGERPYTCSECPKRFLTLNCLKRHTLSHNGVKPFKCPNCEREFSQQGNLKRHLATHKPDT
- the LOC115595326 gene encoding zinc finger protein 2 homolog isoform X2 — translated: MAWKSKGSSPPLPLASLHLLVPPVRLMSAFMWQVVQQHSVMQYDKLVDFISLATEMVPELLSPCQRAQLILGLRARLVLELCRGDGVANLQSIQSHLDKIHACSAELSSTDQKDSANILTTSYTNFASLVQNLLNVPFEKELFFQEVFPANYGSAYNQRLQQLVSEFLCRLEQLLPVPDLQQTAAWLTETTSLSEEIGLHLSEPFALKSLLLHHRQSGTLSSAPPSSEEDLLLSTLALPASTGVERFTEPYSEDDSDYDNEEVTVALGDLEEDSDVHADDWLPKNESGSLSRVFICPQCSFTHHAKRKVLEHIRSEHHGTAPIQKKLSARNARAKTSQDAEKRKVGGNSGKKRKRKQKEGVEKKLERKQKKDNLENKERRRRKEPTGEDKRFLITRPVSKNFTEEETKCTKCGKLFEHPNQLKAHMKLHSFVYHCSQCEKGFTSSSGYYQHQRLHKRGRIFICSQCNKGFLCSYSLKQHERLHEGPSNLCTICGKGFSKAGITRHMQMHRGERNFLCTTCGKSFLSSGELLLHIRSHTGEMPYTCTHCGKGFSTKSHLNVHTRSHTGERPYTCSECPKRFLTLNCLKRHTLSHNGVKPFKCPNCEREFSQQGNLKRHLATHKPDT